The Rahnella aquatilis CIP 78.65 = ATCC 33071 genomic sequence TGGCGCGTACTGCATCTTTGCGATCGACGGCTTGTTTAAACGCGGTTTGTGCCTGCTGATATTCATGGATTTTTACCGGCACCTGATCCAGTTCGGTCTGGCCAGCCGCATCCCATTCCAGCTTGTCTTTCGACTGCGAAATCAGTTGCGACAGCGCGTCAATATTGTCCTGATTTTGTTTGAGATACACCGGATTGTAATTGAGCTGATAAAGCGTACGGCTGAGGCGGGCATCATTGAGTAATGCATTCATCTGATTACTGAAATCGACTTTTTCCGCACGCTGACTGATGTCATTAAATTTAATCATTCCCGCAGTGGTAATGATGGCTGCGATCAAAAGCACCAGGCCGAAACCCAGACCCAGTTTGGTGCCGACCTTAAGATTGTTCATCCACTGCGAAAGACCCGATCCGTTACTCATAATCATTCTCCGTCAAACATCCCTTTTAAATAGACATGCGGTTTTGTGACGCCTTTGTGAACGATCTATCGGTAGGGTGTTTCATAAACTTTATAGGATCTGCGGCGTATTTTTGATTAATGCGAGCGGGGTCTAAAAAAGGTGGGAAACAGAAGAATAACTCGCTGTAAAACAGTGATCAGGCATACGAATTCAGGACATAAAAAAGGCGGGTCGCAGACCCGCCGTTGGCTAAAACATCATCGTGCCCGCGAAGGGCGGCAGGGCGAAATTACTTCGCTTCAGCCAGACGTTTTGCTGCTTCGTCCCAGTTTACAACGGCCCAGAAGGCTTTGATGTAGTCAGGACGTTTGTTCTGATATTTCAGGTAGTAAGCGTGTTCCCACACGTCCAGACCCAGCAGCGGGTAACCGGAAGCGCCGGAAATGGCTTCGCCCATCAGCGGGCTGTCCTGGTTAGCCGTAGACACGACAGCCAGTTTGCCATCTTTCAGTACCAGCCATGCCCAGCCTGAACCGAAACGGGTTGCCGCTGCTTTCTCGAAAGCTTCTTTGAACGCGTCAACGCTGCCGAAATCGCGTTCGATGGCAGATTTCAGTTCGCCCTGCAGGGTGGTGCCGGTTTTCAGGCCTTTCCAGAACAGGCTGTGGTTAGCGTGGCCGCCTGCGTTGTTACGCAGCACAACTTTTTTGTCTGCAGGAACCTGATCCAGTTTGGTGATCAGTTCTTCAACCGGCAGTGCAGCCAGTTCAGGCAGGCTTTCCAGCGCAGCGTTAGCATTGTTAACGTAGGTCTGGTGATGTTTAGTGTGATGGATTTCCATCGTTTCTTTGTCGAAATGCGGTTCGAGTGCGTCGTATGCGTAAGGCAGTGATGGCAGTGAATAACTCATGTTCATCGTCTCCATAGTGTAGGGCGGCACCGTCATTGTGAGCACCGCGTAATCAGTCGGATCATTATAGTTAATTAAATGATATTGAAAATGATTATCTATGCTCCACACTTTGTGCGGGTACGCGTAAGCGCCTGTTATATGGGGCTTAGAACAATAAAGAATAAGGGCAAGAAAAGAATTCTTGCCCTTAAGGTCGGTCAGAGAAAGCCGAGACGGAAAATAATGACATCGGTTACTTTAGTGCAGGTTTGACAGGAAACGATTCGAAAATTCATAGGGTTGAGTTTGTTCAGGATCACCTGATGCTGTGGGGGTTTCCATACCCACATCGCCCGGGAAGTCACGATTAAGTGCCCAGATTGCCAGTGTATGCATACCGCGTTCTTTGACGTAATTTGACACTAAATCGGTGTCGGCGAAGGTGAAAATCCCCATTCCTGTTCCGCCCCCATTTTGTCCAATCTCTTCAACCATCACGATCATGGCATAGATTTGAGCCGGTGTTTTATCCTTATAAACGGCGGCGAGCTGCTCATAGACTTTTTCAGCGACATCAATTGAGGCCTGGCCCACATTGCTTCGGGCAAAACACATGGTCATGATTTGAACATCAAGAACCACGTTTAAACTTTTGGCCAGTTCAACCATTGCCAGTGCTTCCGGCCTTAAGCCCTGATCATTGATTTGCATGGTGAGGCTGAATTTTACGTCAGGGTTTGATGCCTGCACTCTGGCAGCGGCGGTCAGCGCAACCGTACTGTTATATTTCGTCCCGCCTTCAAAATTCAAATCGATATGGTTTGAATGGAAATCACTTAATACTTTTTGGTACATGCCCACCAGCGTATCTACGCTCACATGATAAGACGGGTCGATGCCTTTTGCGCCGCCGAAGGCAATGACGGCCTGGGTATTAGACGTATTGATCATGTCAGTCAGGGGCTTTGCATAATCATAATCGAAATTATCATTTACCCACACCAGTCCGCCTTTAGTGACGCTATAAGCTAAGAAGGCTAAGTAAAGTTTATCGACATTATGATCTACTGCCCATTGGGTATATTGGGTGTTGACACTTATTTCAGGATACCAGGTAGCATTAATAGATACATCAAGATAAGCAGCGTATCCGGCGCTGGCGTCTGTCCCCTGAATAGTTGTAACACTGACAACTGAGGTAAATGGCGATTCATTTCCCTGAGCATCACGTGCTTTTATCTGAATCGAGTAATTCGTTTCAGATGACAGATTTTTTAACGTGATATTTGTTGTCTTCGTTGCAGTCGTTAATGCAAAAGAAACATCTGTTGCGGTTGGATAATAATAAACAACATAATCATCAACGCCGACATTATCGGTTGCCGCATTCCAGCTTAATGAAACCGTAGAGGCAGTGACAGAAGAGACAACCGGTTTGCCCGGAGCAGTAGGTGCCTGAGTGTCTGCTGCTGCGGGGGAAACTGCCTCGCCATTAACCCAGTACATCACGGGAAGATCACCCGGCGCATTCATTTCCAATATTGAAACACCGACAGCAAACTCAACCGTTTCACCGATATCTACCGGCAGGACTTCTTGCAGAAGACTGCCTTCCAGATAAACATCATTCTGTACAAAGGTATACGCAATATAAGGTGCACAAGCCTGATTTTTTGCTAATTGTACTTTAACATCAGGGAGGAGAAGTGATGCCGAAGAATTATTAGTTAAATTGAAATAAAGATGCCAGTACCAGTCATTATATCTTACCCATTTCGCCGTAATATTATAGTTGCTCATGATTATTTCCTTTATTAATAAAATCTGAGAATATATTTCGATTGACGATGATTACTATAATAGGTGGCGTAAAAGGAACTATAATCATATCTACAGTAATAGTTTAAATGAGATAAATGAGGCTATAACCCGGCGATTGTGAGAGAAAATGATAGTTCTCTTGTCAGGTTTATAAATTTATTCTTTATAAACCTGATAATTTTCACCTCAGTCTTTGCGGATGCGTATACACCGTTGCCCGGCCCGGTTTGCTGAAACCGACCAGCGTCAGGTTACATTTTTCGGCCACGTCTACCGCGAGTGTGGTGGCGGCGGAGACGGCGAACAGAATTTCGATGCCGCACATCGCGGCTTTCTGCACCATTTCATAGCTGGCGCGGCTGGATACCAGCGCGGCACCGTTCTGCCAGTCGCGTTGTTTTGCACGCATACCGAGCATTTTATCCAGCGCCACGTGACGGCCCACGTCTTCACAACCGCCTGTCAGTTCACCTTGCGGCGTGATCCACGCGGCGGCGTGCGTGCAGCCGGTGAGCTGGCCGATTTCCTGCACGGATTTTAGCTGGTGCAGTGCGTTATCCAGATTCGCCAGCTCAAACGTTTGGGTAAACGGCAGCGGTGCGAGCGGGCGGAATAAATCGCCTAACTGTTCAATGCCGCAAACGCCGCACCCGGTGCGACCTGCCATGGCCCGGCGGCGTTCTTTCAGCCCGGCGAAACGGCGACTCGACAGCTCAATGTTAACTTCAATACCGTGACAGTTAGGTGTCACTTCCATCCCGTAAATATCACTGACCGATTCAATAATCCCTTCTGACAGCGAAAAGCCCAGCGCAAAGGCTTGCAGATCTTTTGGCGACGCCATCATCACCACATGCGAAATCCCGTTATAGACCAGCGCGACGGGCACTTCCTGAGCAATCCAGTCATCTTGCGGCTCATTGAGATGCGCGCGCTGCATCACCGGTTTTTGGCTCGCTCCGATGATCTGAGTCACTTTTTTGTCATCTTTTTCGCCCAGTTCGTTTACTTGATGGACATCCATTGGCAATAACCTTATAAACATTCCGGCTACATAAGCCGTACAAAAACTATGGGTACTTAACTTTAATTTTAACGCTTTCGCATCAGTTGCGGAAAGCGCCAATTTAAAAAGCAATGTGTTAACAGATGATGGGAAGGAGTCTTTCATGCAAGTCAGCAGAAGACAATTATTCAAAATATGTGCTGGCGGTATGGCCGGCACAACAGCGGCATTATTAGGATTCACTCCGACCATGGCGCTGGCGGAAACCCGCCAATACAAACTGCTTCGCTCCCGTGAAACCCGCAACAACTGTACTTACTGTTCCGTAGGTTGCGGCATGCTGATTTACAGCCAGGGCGACGGCGCGAAAAACGTCACTGAAAATATCTTCCACGTAGAGGGTGACGCCGATCATCCGGTCAGTCGTGGCTCGTTGTGCCCGAAAGGCGCAGGCGTGCTGGATTATATTCACAGCGAAGGCCGTCTGACGCATCCCGAATACCGTGCCCCCGGCACCGATAAATGGCAGCGCATCTCCTGGGACGAGGCGATTTCCCGTATCGCACGCCTGATGAAAGATGACCGCGACGCCAACTTCGTCGAGAAAAATGAAAACAACGTGACGGTCAACCGCTGGCTGACCACCGGCATGCTGTGTTCTTCTGCGGCCAGTAATGAAACCGGTCTGCTGGATCAGAAATTTACCCGCGCACTGGGTATGGTGGCGATCGACTGTCAGGCCCGTTTGTGTCATGGCCCGACCGTGGCGGCACTGGCCCCGACGTTTGGTCGCGGCGCGATGACCAACAACTGGGTCGATATCAAAAACGCCAATGTGATTTTAATTATGGGCGGAAATGCGGCAGAAGCGCATCCGGTCGGCTTCAAATGGGTGATTGAGGCTAAAACCAAAAATAACGCCAAAGTCATCGTGGTCGACCCGCGCTTTAACCGCAGTGCTGCCGTGGCCGATATTTACGCGCCGATCCGCGCCGGTTCCGACACGGCCTTCCTGCTCGGCATGATCAACTACCTGATCATCCACAATAAAATCCAAACCGAGTACGTTCTGGAATACACCAACGCCAGCCTGCTGGTGCGTGAAGACTATGAATTTAATGACGGATTGTTCAGCGGTTTCGATGCGGCGAAAAAATCCTACAACAAAGAAAGCTGGCACTATCAGCTCGATGAAAAAGGCTTCGCGAAACAGGATAAAACGTTGCAGGACCCGCGTTGTGTGTGGAATTTGCTGAAAGAACATGTTTCCCGTTACACGCCGGAACTGGTGGAGCGCCTGTGCGGCACCCCGAAAGAAGATTTCCTGCTGATCAGTTCCATTCTGGCGGAAACCTGCGCGCGGGATAAAACCTCGACTATTTTGTATGCGCTGGGCTGGACACACCATACCGGCGGCGCGCAAATCATCCGCTGTGCGGCGATGATCCAGTTACTGCTCGGCAACATCGGGATGCCGGGCGGCGGCGTGAATGCCCTGCGCGGTCACTCTAATATTCAGGGCTATACCGACCTCGGTTTACTGTCGCTGAACCTGCCGGGCTACATGCCTTTGCCGTCTGAAAAACAGACGAATTTCACTGATTATCTGCATCAGATTACGCCCGCGCCGCTGGTGGACGGGCAGGTCAATTTCTGGAAAAACACACCGAACTTTTTCGTCAGCATGATGAAAAGCTTCTGGGGTGAACACGCCACGGCGGAAAACGACTGGGGCTTTGACTGGCTGCCGAAATGGGACAAAAGCTACGACGTGCTGCAACAGGCCGAGCTGATGACCGAAGGCAAGCTGAACGGTTACATCGTGCAGGGCTTCAACCCGCTGGCGGCGTTCCCGGACAAAAACAAATCCTCGCGCGCGCTTTCGAAACTCAAATACATGGTGGTGATCGACCCGCTGGTCACCGAGTCCTCGAACTTCTGGCAGAACCACGGCGCGATGAACGACGTGCAGACCGCTGATATTCAGACCGAAGTGTTCCGCCTGCCGTCTTCCTGTTTTGCGGAAGAAAATGGTTCGATTGTGAACTCCGGCCGCTGGCTGCAATGGCACTTCCAGGCGTCTGAGCCGCCGGGTGAAGCGCTGCACGACGGCAAAATTATCGCCCGTCTGTTTATGAAGTTGCGTGAGCTGTACCAGAAAGAAGGCGGTGCCAATCCGCTGCCGGTGATGAATATGGCGTGGGATTATCAGGATCCGCTCGACCCGCTGCCGGAAGAAATTGCCCGCGAAGCCAACGGTAAAGCCCTGGCCGACATTCATGACGAACAGGGCAATCTGCTGGCGAAAAAAGGCCAGCAACTTTCAACATTTGCCCATCTGAAAAATGACGGCAGCACCGCCAGTTTCTGCTGGATTTACACGGGAAGCTGGACCGAAGCCGGTAACCAGATGGCGCGCCGCGATAACGCCGATCCTTCCGGTCTGGGCTGTACGTCCGGCTGGGCTTGGTGCTGGCCGCTCAACCGCCGCATTCTGTATAACCGCGCCTCCGCCGACCCGCAGGGTCAGCCGTGGGATCCGAAACGCGAAATCATCCGCTGGGATGGTGCGAAGTGGACCGGTTTTGACGTCCCGGATTACAGCGCCGCTGCGCCGGGTTCCGGCGTCGGACCGTTCATCATGCAACAGGAAGGCGTCGGGCGTTTATTCGCCACCGACAAAATGGCCGATGGCCCGTTCCCTGAGCATTACGAACCGATCGAATCGCCGATTGGCACTAATCCGCTGCATCCGGCTGTGATTTCCAATCCGGTCGCGCGCATTTTTGCCAGCGATTTGCCGAATATGGGCACCGCTAAAGACTTCCCGTATGTGGCGACCACCTATTCGATCACTGAATTGTTCCGCCACTGGACCAAACATGCGTTGCTGAATGCCATCGCGCAGCCTGAGCAGTTTATCGAGATCGGCGAAGGTCTGGCCGCCTCGAAGGGCATTGCGCAGGGTGATGAAGTGAAAGTGTCTTCGAAGCGCGGATTCATCGTGGCAAAAGCCGTGGTGACCAAACGCATCCGGCCACTGACCATCGACGGTAAGCACGTTGATACCATTGGTATTCCGTGCCACTGGGGTTTTGAAGGCGCGACGCGTAAAGGGTATTTGGCCAACACGCTGACGCCGTCAGTCGGTGACGCTAACTCGCAAACGCCGGAATTCAAGGCGTTCCTGGTTAACGTGGAAAAGGTCTAACGGAGGCGAATTATGGCAATGCAATCTCAGGACATACTGCGTAAGTCCGCAACCAACGGGTTCACGCCAGCGCCGCGTGCCCGTGACCATCAGCAGGAAGTGGCGAAACTTATCGACGTCACCACCTGCATCGGCTGTAAAGGCTGTCAGGTCGCCTGTTCCGAATGGAATGACCTGCGCGATGAGGTCGGTATCAATACCGGCGTTTACGATAATCCGATGGATCTCAGCGCAAAATCCTGGACGGTGATGCGTTTCTCCGAGGTTGAAGAAAACGGCAAGCTGGAGTGGCTGATCCGCAAAGATGGCTGTATGCACTGCGCCGATCCGGGCTGCCTGAAGGCTTGTCCGGCGGAAGGTGCGATTTTGCAATACACCAACGGCATCGTTGATTTTCAGTCGGAACATTGCATCGGTTGTGGTTACTGCATCGCCGGTTGCCCGTTCAACATTCCGCGCATCAACAAACAGGATAACCGTGCCTACAAATGCACGCTGTGCGTTGACCGTGTGAGTGTGGGTCAGGAACCGGCTTGCGTGAAAACCTGCCCGACCGGCGCGATTCATTTTGGTACCAAAACCGCGATGCAGGATTTAGCCGCAGAACGCGTCAGCGAACTTAAAGGTCGCGGTTTTGAACACGCCGGATTGTACGATCCGCAGGGCGTTGGCGGCACGCACGTCATGTACGTGCTGCATCATGCCGACAATCCTGAGCTGTATCACGGCCTGCCAAAAGATCCGGCCATCAGCGCCGCAGTCACTTTGTGGAAAGGTGTCTGGAAACCGCTGGCTGCGGTCGGCTTTGCCGTCACCTTCGCCGCGGCGGCATTCCACTTCCTCGGCGTGGGCCCGAATTACGTCAAAGAGGAAGAGCATGCAGAAGAGGAAGGAAAACATGACGATGAGGAGAAACGGCCATGAAAAAAGAGAAGTTAATCCAGCGCTATAACCTGGCAGAACGCCTCAATCACTGGATTGTTGCCTTTTGCTTTGTGACGCTGGCGCTCAGCGGCATCGGCTTCTTTTTCCCGTCCTTTAACTGGCTGATGAACGTGTACGGCACGCCGCAACTGGCACGCATTCTGCACCCGTTCTTTGGCGTGGTGATGTTTGTTTCTTTCCTCGGCATGTTCTTCCGCTACTGGAAGCACAACCTGCCGGAAAAAGACGACATCGTGTGGGCGAAAAATATCGGCAAGGTGCTGACCAACCATGAAGTTGGCGACACCGGACGCTACAACTTCGGCCAGAAATGCGTGTTCTGGGCGGCGATCAGTTGTCTTGTGCTGCTGATGGCCAGCGGCGTCATGATCTGGCGTCCGTGGTTTGCAGATTACTTCCCTATCCCGCTGATCCGTCTGGCGCTGCTGGTGCATTCGCTGGCCGGAATCGGGCTGATTCTGGTGATCATCATGCATGTCTACGCCGCGACCTGGGCGAAAGGGTCGATCGCGGCGATGACCGGTGGCAAAGTGCCCGCGTCATGGGCGAAGTATCACCATCCACGCTGGTACCGTCAGGTGCGTGAGGAAGAACAGAAAAAAGAACAAGACGAGAGGAAAGCCGGATGAGCATCCAGATTGTTTCACAGGATGAACTGGCAGACGGTAAAACCACGGCGGGGAATATCCCGCCGGTACTGTTCGCCAACCTGAAAACGCTGTATCAGCGCCGCGCGGACCGCCTGCGTGCGCTGGCAGAAGACAGCCCGCTCGACGGATATCTGAATTTTGCTGCGGCGATTTGCGACGCCCAGCAGCGCGTGCTGAAAGAATTCCCGCTCAGTATCGACCTGAGTCAGGAATTAGAGAAAGCCGCCGGTAAACCGCCGCTCGATTGCCGTCTGTTTCCGCGAACGCCACACTGGCTGACCTTGCTGGATGCGCTGATCCTGGTGCTGAAACACGGGGCGTCAGAACCGGTGCCTGGCGTACTTGAGCGCCTTGAACAATCCCCGAGCCTGCAACGGGAAATGATGGCGACGCAGTTGCTGAATCAGGATTTCAAACACGTTCCCGCTGACAAAGCGCCGTTTATCTGGGCGGCATTGTCGTTGTACTGGGCGCAGATGGCGGCGCAGTTGCGGGGTGTCGGGCGGGCGGATTATGGCGAAAATCGCCAGTTCTGTCCGGTGTGCGGCAGCGTGCCGGTTTCAGCGGTGGTCGCGTTTGGCGCTCACAGCGGCCTGCGTTATCTGCACTGCAATCTGTGTGAAAGCGAATGGCATGTGGTGCGCGCGAAATGCAGTAACTGTGATGAAATGGAACATGTCAATCTCTGGTCCATCGACGATGAGCAGGCGACGGTGAAAGCCGAAGCCTGTGACGATTGCGGTGCTTATCTGAAAGTGATTTATCAGGATAAAGACCCGCAGGCTGACGCAGTGGCGGACGATCTTGCCACGCTGTTACTCGATGACCGGATGGAAGACAAAGGCTTTTCCGGCAGCGGCATCAACCCGTTCCTGTTTCCCGCTGAGTAACCGGTAAATCTGGCAGCCGTGACTGGTAAACCCCGGCATGGCTGCTAGCTTTAAAAGAGGTTCCGGCGAAAGCGAGGAGGGTCTGATGAAGTTGATCGGCAGTTATACCAGCCCGTATGTGCGCAAAATTTCGGTGATGTTGCTGGAAAAAGGCATCCCGTTTGATTTTATTAACGACACGCCCCATGAACCGGGCTGCAAAATTATACAGTACAATCCCCTCGGAAAAGTCCCCGCGCTGGTCGCCGATGACGGCGAAGTTTTTTATGATTCCCCGATCATTGTGCAGTTTATCGAACTGATGAATGTCGCGCCCACGTTGTTGCCGTGGCAGCCGCTGGACGCGTTACGTGTGAGGCAAATCGAAGCGCTGGCCGACGGCGTCACTGATGCCGCCGTAGCGCTGGTGCTGGAAGGCCGCCGCGATGCTGATAAACGTAATGAAGCCTGGATTTTGCGCCAGCGGGAAAAGCTGCTGCGCGGCCTGGATGCACTGGAAAAGCATGCGGAAAACCGTACATTGCTCAATTCTGAAAGCCTCAATGTGGCCGATATTGCCGTCGCCTGCTGTCTGGGCTATCTCAACTTCCGGCGTATCGCGCCGGGCTGGTGTGTCGAGCATCCCGAACTGATAAAACTGGTTGAACGCCTGTTCCAGCGCGAGAGTTTTGCGTGCACCACCCCCCCCGGAAGTGGTAACGCCAGCTTTGCAGCAAAAAAGGTGTGAAGCCGCTCGAAGAGTTCTCTTTACATCCCGCCTGTTAGATTTTTACTGCCTAGACTTTATGCAGCGCTCTGCTAATCCCTGCTGTATAAAGGAGTTCCATCATGGCTTATGATAAAAATCCTCATGCCGTCAAACCGGAAGAATACGGTTTCCCGCTGAAACTCAAAAAACAATACGACAACTTCATTGGCGGTGAATGGGTCGCGCCGGTGAAAAAACAGTATTACGACAACCTGACGCCGGTGACCGGCGAGGTATTGTGTCAAGTGGCAAGTTCCAGCACCGATGACGTCGATCTGGCGCTGGATGCCGCCCATCAAGCGAAAGACGCATGGGGAAAAATGCCGGTGCAGCAGCGAGCAAACTTATTGCTGAAAGTCGCCGATCGCATGGAACAAAACCTTGAACTGCTGGCAAATGCTGAAACCTGGGATAACGGCAAACCGATCCGCGAAACCAGCGGCGCAGACGTGCCGTTAGCCATTGACCATTTCCGTTATTTCGCCTCCTGCGTGCGTGCACAGGAAGGCGGGATCAGCGAAATCGACAGCGAAACCGTAGCCTATCATTTCCACGAACCGCTGGGCGTGGTGGCACAAATTATCCCGTGGAATTTCCCGCTGCTGATGGCGTGCTGGAAAATGGCACCGGCGCTGGCGGCAGGTAACTGCATCGTGCTTAAACCGGCCAAACTGACGCCGCTGTCTGTTCTGTTGCTGATGGAACTGGTACAGGACATTCTGCCTGCTGGCGTCATTAACGTGGTCAACGGCGCGGGCGGGGAAATTGGCGAATATCTGGCGACCTCCAAACGTATCGCCAAAGTTGCTTTCACCGGTTCGACGGAAGTCGGCCAGCGGATCGCCGGCTATGCCGCACAAAACCTGATCCCGGCTACGCTGGAACTGGGCGGTAAATCGCCGAATATCTTCTTCGCCGACGTGATGGATAAAGAGGACGAATTCTTCGACAAAGCGCTGGAAGGGTTCGCGCTATTTGCTTTCAATCAGGGTGAAGTCTGTACCTGTCCGAGCCGTGCGCTGGTGCAGGAATCTATCTACGAACGCTTTATGGAACGGGCGATCAAACGGGTTGAAGCGATCAAAACCGGTAATCCGCTGGATATGGAAACCCAGATGGGGGCGCAGGTTTCAGCCGGGCAGATGAAAACCATTCTGGATTACATCGAAATCGGTAAGAAAGAGGGGGCGGAAGTGCTGACCGGCGGTGCGAAGAAAAAACTTGAAGGCTCGCTGAACGAAGGGTATTACCTGCAACCGACCATTTTGCTGGGTAAAAACAACATGCGCGTCTTCCAGGAAGAAATTTTCGGACCGGTTCTGGCGGTAACAACGTTCAAAGATATGGATGATGCGCTGCAAATCGCCAATGATACGGCTTACGGGCTGGGGGCGGGCGTCTGGAGCCGTGACGGCAATGTGGCGTATCACATGGGGCGCAACATTCAGGCTGGTCGTGTCTGGACCAACTGTTACCACGCGTATCCGGCACATGCGGCGTTCGGTGGCTACAAACAGTCCGGTATCGGGCGTGAAACCCACAAGATGATGCTGGATCACTACCAGCAAACCAAATGCTTACTCGTTTCTTATTCGAGTAAACCGCTGGGATTATTCTAACCTTAGGATAAATGTTACAAAATATATTTTTTGTTTTTAATGGCGATAACCTGAATATGCGTTATCGCCATTAAATATATTTAATACATTATGAATAATATGATAATTGCCCTTCGTTATCGTAGTGCGTAAGATGCCCTCCTTACAGTTTTATTTCATGGCTAAATAGTCTTTATTATACATCGGCTGACATATTTCATATGTTCACATAACCTCTTGATAATCATCGATTGTAAATAAACTTTATGCTGTGTCTTTTTGCATGAGAGAGCGGGAATGTCCAGGAAGCTATTATATTTTTTCATCTACACACTATTTATTTGTTTATTATCAATTGGTTGTACCGTGGCCTATTATCAATATGTGGTGCTTGATTCAGGGGCAGAATCCTTGATTCAGATGGATGAAGGAAAGGTATCGAACAGCCCGTTAAAAGACAGCGACGTGTTAGTGGAAATAATGTCTTATGGCTGCCATTTTTGCGCCATTAATGACAAAGCTATTACTGAATTAGAAACGCGGCTGCCACAAGGGGTAAGAGTTGTCCGTCTGCATCTGGAAAACACCGGTTCACGTGGTTTGGCTCGCTACGCCCGACTTTTTGCAACATTACAGGTCATGGGAATAGAACCGCAGTATCGTGAAAAAGTGTATGCCGCTATTATCGATGACAACAAAGATCTCTCTGATAATATTATCTTAAATCGCTGGTTGTCGACGAACAGTATTGATGTCGAAAAATATCACGCCGTGGAAGCATCACAGGAAACAACAGACCTTATAAAATATATGAATGATGTCAGTCATTATTATGATGTCTCCGCGACGCCTGCTTTTATTGTCAATAAGAGGTGGGTTGCGTTCCAGGATCGTGATTTCGATAAGTTCGGTGACCATTTGCTCTCATTACTGAAAAATAATAAACCACTGGAACAATGATGCGTTTCCTTCCCGTATGGATTTATATGCAGAGTCTTTTTCTGCTTTCTAAAATAGAAAGACAAGGGCTCATATTCCTTCTGCGTGGATTGAAACAAACCCGATGGGTGCTGAATAAGATACCGCTGGGTGTCATTTTCGCAGGGTTGCATACAGTGAGACTTCTCCGGC encodes the following:
- a CDS encoding aldehyde dehydrogenase family protein, with translation MAYDKNPHAVKPEEYGFPLKLKKQYDNFIGGEWVAPVKKQYYDNLTPVTGEVLCQVASSSTDDVDLALDAAHQAKDAWGKMPVQQRANLLLKVADRMEQNLELLANAETWDNGKPIRETSGADVPLAIDHFRYFASCVRAQEGGISEIDSETVAYHFHEPLGVVAQIIPWNFPLLMACWKMAPALAAGNCIVLKPAKLTPLSVLLLMELVQDILPAGVINVVNGAGGEIGEYLATSKRIAKVAFTGSTEVGQRIAGYAAQNLIPATLELGGKSPNIFFADVMDKEDEFFDKALEGFALFAFNQGEVCTCPSRALVQESIYERFMERAIKRVEAIKTGNPLDMETQMGAQVSAGQMKTILDYIEIGKKEGAEVLTGGAKKKLEGSLNEGYYLQPTILLGKNNMRVFQEEIFGPVLAVTTFKDMDDALQIANDTAYGLGAGVWSRDGNVAYHMGRNIQAGRVWTNCYHAYPAHAAFGGYKQSGIGRETHKMMLDHYQQTKCLLVSYSSKPLGLF
- a CDS encoding DsbA family protein, which translates into the protein MAYYQYVVLDSGAESLIQMDEGKVSNSPLKDSDVLVEIMSYGCHFCAINDKAITELETRLPQGVRVVRLHLENTGSRGLARYARLFATLQVMGIEPQYREKVYAAIIDDNKDLSDNIILNRWLSTNSIDVEKYHAVEASQETTDLIKYMNDVSHYYDVSATPAFIVNKRWVAFQDRDFDKFGDHLLSLLKNNKPLEQ
- the fdoI gene encoding formate dehydrogenase cytochrome b556 subunit, with the protein product MKKEKLIQRYNLAERLNHWIVAFCFVTLALSGIGFFFPSFNWLMNVYGTPQLARILHPFFGVVMFVSFLGMFFRYWKHNLPEKDDIVWAKNIGKVLTNHEVGDTGRYNFGQKCVFWAAISCLVLLMASGVMIWRPWFADYFPIPLIRLALLVHSLAGIGLILVIIMHVYAATWAKGSIAAMTGGKVPASWAKYHHPRWYRQVREEEQKKEQDERKAG
- a CDS encoding glutathione S-transferase, whose translation is MKLIGSYTSPYVRKISVMLLEKGIPFDFINDTPHEPGCKIIQYNPLGKVPALVADDGEVFYDSPIIVQFIELMNVAPTLLPWQPLDALRVRQIEALADGVTDAAVALVLEGRRDADKRNEAWILRQREKLLRGLDALEKHAENRTLLNSESLNVADIAVACCLGYLNFRRIAPGWCVEHPELIKLVERLFQRESFACTTPPGSGNASFAAKKV
- the fdhE gene encoding formate dehydrogenase accessory protein FdhE, which produces MSIQIVSQDELADGKTTAGNIPPVLFANLKTLYQRRADRLRALAEDSPLDGYLNFAAAICDAQQRVLKEFPLSIDLSQELEKAAGKPPLDCRLFPRTPHWLTLLDALILVLKHGASEPVPGVLERLEQSPSLQREMMATQLLNQDFKHVPADKAPFIWAALSLYWAQMAAQLRGVGRADYGENRQFCPVCGSVPVSAVVAFGAHSGLRYLHCNLCESEWHVVRAKCSNCDEMEHVNLWSIDDEQATVKAEACDDCGAYLKVIYQDKDPQADAVADDLATLLLDDRMEDKGFSGSGINPFLFPAE